In Streptomyces durocortorensis, a genomic segment contains:
- the sucC gene encoding ADP-forming succinate--CoA ligase subunit beta — MDLFEYQARDLFAKHGVPVLAGEVIDTPEAAREATEKLGGKSVVKAQVKVGGRGKAGGVKLAADADEAVARATDILGMDIKGHTVHKVMIAELSPEIEAEYYVSYLLDRTNRTFLAMASVQGGMDIEEVAEKTPEALAKVPVDSNSGVDIVKAREIVAQAKFPADVAEGVAEAMVTLWETFVAEDALLVEVNPLVKTKDGRILALDGKVSLDENADFRQPGHEALEDKDAANPLEAAAKAKNLNYVKLDGEVGIIGNGAGLVMSTLDVVAYAGENHGNVKPANFLDIGGGASAEVMANGLEIILGDSDVKSVFVNVFGGITACDEVANGIVQALALLESKGEKVEKPLVVRLDGNNAELGRKILSDANHPLVQRVDTMDGAADKAAELAAAAK, encoded by the coding sequence GTGGACCTGTTCGAGTACCAGGCGAGGGACCTCTTCGCCAAGCACGGTGTACCGGTGCTGGCCGGTGAAGTCATCGACACGCCTGAGGCAGCCCGCGAGGCGACCGAGAAGCTGGGCGGCAAGTCTGTCGTCAAGGCGCAGGTGAAGGTCGGCGGCCGCGGCAAGGCCGGCGGTGTCAAGCTGGCCGCCGACGCCGACGAGGCGGTCGCCCGGGCGACCGACATTCTCGGCATGGACATCAAGGGCCACACGGTCCACAAGGTGATGATCGCCGAGCTGTCCCCGGAGATCGAGGCGGAGTACTACGTCTCGTACCTCCTCGACCGCACCAACCGCACCTTCCTGGCCATGGCCTCGGTGCAGGGCGGCATGGACATCGAGGAGGTCGCGGAGAAGACCCCCGAGGCCCTCGCGAAGGTCCCGGTCGACTCCAACTCCGGCGTCGACATCGTCAAGGCCCGCGAGATCGTGGCCCAGGCGAAGTTCCCGGCCGACGTGGCCGAGGGTGTCGCCGAGGCCATGGTGACCCTGTGGGAGACCTTCGTCGCCGAGGACGCCCTCCTCGTCGAGGTCAATCCGCTGGTGAAGACCAAGGACGGCCGCATCCTGGCGCTGGACGGCAAGGTCTCGCTCGACGAGAACGCCGACTTCCGCCAGCCGGGCCACGAGGCTCTTGAGGACAAGGACGCAGCCAACCCGCTTGAGGCTGCCGCCAAGGCCAAGAACCTCAACTACGTCAAGCTCGACGGCGAGGTCGGCATCATCGGTAACGGTGCCGGTCTGGTCATGTCGACCCTGGACGTCGTCGCGTACGCCGGCGAGAACCACGGCAACGTGAAGCCCGCCAACTTCCTCGACATCGGTGGCGGCGCCTCCGCCGAGGTCATGGCGAACGGCCTGGAGATCATCCTCGGCGACTCGGACGTCAAGTCCGTCTTCGTCAACGTCTTCGGTGGCATCACCGCCTGCGACGAGGTCGCCAACGGCATCGTGCAGGCGCTCGCGCTGCTTGAGTCCAAGGGCGAGAAGGTCGAGAAGCCGCTGGTCGTGCGTCTCGACGGCAACAACGCGGAGCTGGGTCGCAAGATCCTTTCCGACGCCAACCACCCGCTCGTGCAGCGCGTGGACACCATGGACGGCGCGGCCGACAAGGCCGCCGAGCTCGCCGCGGCTGCGAAGTAA
- the sucD gene encoding succinate--CoA ligase subunit alpha yields the protein MAIFLTKDSKVIVQGMTGATGMKHTKLMLADGTNIVGGVNPRKAGTSVDFDGTEVPVFGSVKEAMEKTGANVSVLFVPPAFSKAAVVEAIDAEIPLAVVITEGIAVHDSAAFWAYAGEKGNKTRIIGPNCPGLITPGQSNAGIIPGDITKPGRIGLVSKSGTLTYQMMYELRDIGFSSAVGIGGDPIIGTTHIDALAAFEADPETDLIVMIGEIGGDAEERAADFIAKNVTKPVVGYVAGFTAPEGKTMGHAGAIVSGSSGTAQAKKEALEAAGVKVGKTPTETAKLAREILGA from the coding sequence ATGGCTATCTTCCTCACCAAGGACAGCAAGGTCATCGTCCAGGGGATGACCGGCGCCACCGGCATGAAGCACACCAAGCTCATGCTGGCCGACGGCACCAACATCGTCGGCGGCGTGAACCCGCGCAAGGCCGGCACCTCCGTCGACTTCGACGGCACCGAGGTCCCGGTCTTCGGTTCCGTCAAGGAAGCGATGGAGAAGACGGGCGCGAACGTGTCCGTCCTCTTCGTGCCGCCGGCGTTCTCCAAGGCCGCCGTCGTCGAGGCGATCGACGCCGAGATCCCGCTCGCGGTCGTCATCACCGAGGGCATCGCCGTTCACGACTCCGCCGCCTTCTGGGCGTACGCGGGCGAGAAGGGCAACAAGACCCGGATCATCGGCCCGAACTGCCCGGGTCTCATCACCCCCGGCCAGTCCAACGCCGGCATCATCCCGGGCGACATCACCAAGCCCGGCCGCATCGGTCTCGTGTCCAAGTCCGGCACGCTGACCTACCAGATGATGTACGAGCTCCGTGACATCGGCTTCTCCTCCGCCGTCGGCATCGGTGGCGACCCGATCATCGGTACGACGCACATCGACGCCCTCGCGGCGTTCGAGGCGGACCCGGAGACCGACCTCATCGTGATGATCGGCGAGATCGGCGGCGACGCCGAGGAGCGTGCCGCCGACTTCATCGCGAAGAACGTCACGAAGCCGGTCGTCGGCTACGTCGCGGGCTTCACCGCCCCGGAGGGCAAGACCATGGGCCACGCGGGCGCCATCGTCTCCGGCTCCTCGGGCACCGCGCAGGCGAAGAAGGAGGCCCTTGAGGCCGCCGGCGTCAAGGTCGGCAAGACGCCGACCGAGACCGCCAAGCTGGCGCGCGAGATCCTCGGCGCCTGA
- a CDS encoding helix-turn-helix domain-containing protein, protein MTRSTTDEAAAPPLPSPKERRRLRESKSLSEDQVAAAVGVTRATVRSWETGRTSPRGRKRALYAKLIAPETPSPPEAAPATAQPKPPTEPEAEVKAAAVAETAATATATATAEAEAEAAETETAEAAETPLGAVTPEEQPDPAVPEPAPARSPALSPAEAFDELYAGAAPALVRQTFLLTGRRSLARESVERAFQLAWHRWPEVAVDRDPVGWVRAAAYEYAMSPWHRLRRVHRHPDAPPTEPGKRALFDALLDLPPAYRRTLLLYDGVGLDLPETAAETEASTPAAAGRLMTARAAVAERLPELAEAASPAEQSALLHDRLGGLARAEHVPVPPPARAVRTGSENKAKLWTKAAIAGAVLLISVTGLTLHTAPTHYEQPISPAERVGGVPPRGGPQKLTAQDLKLQKSLSEQLAHGPERLVPQPK, encoded by the coding sequence ATGACCCGGAGCACCACCGATGAGGCCGCTGCGCCGCCGCTGCCCTCCCCCAAGGAGCGCCGCAGACTGCGTGAGTCGAAGTCGTTGAGCGAGGATCAGGTGGCGGCGGCGGTCGGCGTCACGCGCGCCACCGTGCGCTCCTGGGAGACGGGGCGCACGAGCCCGCGCGGACGCAAGCGCGCGCTGTACGCCAAGCTGATCGCCCCGGAAACTCCGTCACCGCCCGAGGCGGCACCGGCGACGGCACAGCCGAAACCGCCAACCGAGCCGGAAGCCGAAGTGAAGGCGGCAGCGGTAGCGGAAACGGCAGCGACAGCGACAGCGACAGCGACAGCAGAAGCAGAAGCAGAAGCAGCGGAAACGGAAACGGCAGAAGCAGCGGAAACGCCCCTTGGAGCGGTCACGCCCGAGGAGCAGCCCGACCCCGCGGTTCCCGAACCCGCGCCCGCCCGCTCCCCCGCTCTCTCCCCCGCCGAAGCGTTCGACGAGCTGTACGCCGGCGCCGCGCCCGCCCTCGTCCGGCAGACCTTTCTCCTGACCGGGCGCCGCAGCCTGGCCCGCGAGTCCGTGGAGCGCGCCTTCCAACTAGCCTGGCACCGCTGGCCCGAGGTGGCCGTCGACCGCGATCCGGTCGGGTGGGTGCGCGCGGCGGCATACGAGTACGCGATGTCCCCCTGGCACCGGCTGCGCCGCGTCCACCGGCACCCCGACGCCCCGCCCACCGAGCCGGGCAAGCGGGCGCTGTTCGACGCGCTGCTCGACCTGCCCCCGGCCTATCGGCGCACGCTGCTCCTGTACGACGGGGTCGGCCTGGACCTCCCGGAGACCGCGGCCGAGACGGAGGCCAGCACCCCGGCTGCGGCGGGCCGCCTGATGACCGCCCGCGCCGCCGTCGCGGAACGGCTGCCCGAGCTGGCGGAGGCCGCATCGCCCGCCGAGCAGTCCGCCCTGCTGCACGACCGGCTCGGCGGGCTCGCCCGCGCCGAGCACGTCCCCGTACCACCGCCCGCCCGTGCCGTGCGCACCGGCAGCGAGAACAAGGCCAAGCTGTGGACGAAGGCCGCCATCGCGGGCGCCGTCCTCCTCATCAGCGTGACAGGGCTGACCCTGCACACCGCGCCGACCCACTACGAGCAGCCGATCTCCCCCGCCGAACGCGTCGGGGGCGTACCACCGCGCGGTGGTCCGCAGAAGCTCACCGCACAGGACCTGAAGCTCCAGAAGTCACTGAGCGAGCAGCTGGCCCACGGTCCGGAACGGCTGGTCCCGCAGCCCAAGTGA
- a CDS encoding cell division protein PerM, with protein MTQRSPKAPAERNRTLALASALVRGAVAAGLGLGSLTVLVMVMWISSPYPDSGPGGALRAGAGVWLLAHGAGLVRPDTLNGVPAPVGVVPLLLVAGPVWLAHRAARDAAEPEEGRARPSRAGAFCAVTAGYLLVVAGAAAYARAGSLRVEPDTLAFPVAFVVAGSAVAGVWTAAGRPLGPLPSWSPLVLQEAVARTLFRNRAEAACRSAAAGVMVLLGGGALLVAVALGRNAMAAQDAFLALAGDRPGRFAVFLLAAALVPNAALWGAAYGLGPGFSLGTGATATPLGLDGTPAVPGFPLLAAVPEQGPGSLLSGAALAVPVAAALAVAWFTVRGAAPAEAPRDRAWTPRETVLVTLLGALGCGAGTALLTAVAGGPLGTGVLSAFGPVWWLTGPAALVWTAAIGVPAALLLRAWRLRTPGWAWRRDVPEGDAGRDPEADAPPTPSAPPAAALAAEQGAGKRAGKSGPGAEEGDDEEAVVVIGRPRRWWASWRRGKGTGDEAVPAASSVQAPVQAPVPAPGAAPGEAPEAASRASAAFQPYDFLPTDPWHGNEARQARWASLKRDSGGLMADFPAGEAVRKPTTTEPAGPASPGGPEDPAGPEDPDWPEGPGGAEGPEGATP; from the coding sequence ATGACGCAACGCAGTCCGAAGGCCCCGGCCGAGCGGAACCGCACCCTCGCCCTGGCTTCCGCCCTGGTGCGGGGCGCCGTCGCCGCGGGCCTCGGCCTCGGGTCGCTGACCGTGCTCGTCATGGTGATGTGGATCAGTTCCCCGTACCCGGACAGCGGACCCGGCGGGGCGCTGCGCGCCGGGGCCGGGGTCTGGTTGCTCGCGCACGGCGCCGGGCTCGTGCGGCCCGACACCCTGAACGGCGTGCCCGCCCCCGTCGGCGTGGTGCCGCTGCTGCTCGTGGCGGGCCCGGTCTGGCTGGCGCACCGGGCGGCGCGGGACGCGGCGGAGCCGGAGGAGGGGCGGGCGCGGCCCTCGCGGGCGGGGGCGTTCTGCGCGGTGACGGCGGGTTACCTCCTGGTCGTGGCGGGGGCGGCGGCCTATGCGCGGGCCGGTTCGCTGCGCGTCGAACCGGACACGCTGGCGTTCCCGGTGGCGTTCGTGGTGGCCGGTTCGGCGGTGGCCGGGGTGTGGACGGCGGCCGGGCGGCCGCTGGGTCCGCTGCCGTCCTGGTCGCCCCTGGTGCTTCAGGAGGCCGTCGCGCGGACGCTCTTCCGCAACCGGGCCGAGGCGGCGTGCCGGTCGGCCGCTGCGGGGGTGATGGTGCTGCTCGGCGGCGGGGCGCTGCTGGTCGCGGTGGCCCTCGGCCGGAACGCGATGGCGGCACAGGACGCGTTCCTGGCGCTCGCGGGCGACCGGCCGGGGCGGTTCGCCGTGTTCCTGCTGGCCGCCGCGCTCGTGCCGAACGCCGCGCTGTGGGGAGCGGCGTACGGGCTCGGGCCCGGCTTCTCGCTCGGTACGGGAGCCACCGCCACCCCGCTGGGCCTCGACGGCACCCCGGCGGTGCCCGGCTTCCCGCTGCTGGCGGCGGTGCCGGAACAGGGCCCGGGCTCCCTGCTGAGCGGGGCGGCCCTGGCGGTCCCGGTGGCGGCCGCGCTGGCCGTCGCCTGGTTCACCGTACGCGGGGCGGCCCCCGCCGAAGCCCCGCGCGACCGGGCCTGGACCCCGCGCGAGACGGTGCTGGTGACCCTGCTCGGCGCGCTGGGGTGCGGTGCCGGTACGGCGTTGCTCACAGCGGTCGCGGGCGGACCGCTCGGCACGGGGGTGCTCAGCGCGTTCGGGCCCGTGTGGTGGCTGACCGGTCCGGCGGCGCTGGTGTGGACGGCGGCCATCGGAGTACCGGCGGCCCTCCTGCTGCGGGCGTGGCGGCTGCGCACACCCGGGTGGGCCTGGCGCCGGGACGTACCGGAAGGGGACGCGGGGCGGGACCCGGAAGCGGATGCTCCGCCCACTCCCTCCGCTCCACCTGCGGCTGCGCTAGCCGCAGAGCAAGGTGCCGGGAAGAGGGCCGGGAAGAGCGGTCCCGGGGCGGAGGAAGGCGACGACGAGGAGGCCGTCGTCGTCATCGGCCGACCGCGCCGCTGGTGGGCGTCCTGGCGCAGGGGCAAAGGGACGGGGGACGAGGCCGTTCCGGCAGCTTCCTCCGTACAGGCCCCTGTACAGGCCCCTGTGCCGGCCCCCGGCGCGGCTCCCGGCGAGGCCCCCGAAGCGGCCTCCCGGGCGTCGGCGGCGTTCCAGCCCTACGACTTCCTGCCGACCGACCCCTGGCACGGGAACGAAGCCCGGCAGGCCCGGTGGGCCTCCCTCAAGCGGGACTCCGGCGGGCTGATGGCCGACTTCCCCGCGGGGGAGGCGGTGCGGAAGCCGACCACGACGGAGCCCGCCGGTCCGGCCAGTCCGGGCGGTCCGGAAGACCCGGCCGGTCCGGAAGACCCGGACTGGCCGGAAGGCCCGGGCGGCGCGGAAGGCCCGGAAGGAGCTACTCCTTGA
- the purN gene encoding phosphoribosylglycinamide formyltransferase, giving the protein MASPPPSSVPARLVVLVSGSGTNLQALLDAIGDDPAAYGAQIVAVGADRDGTGGLERAARAGIPTFVCKLKDHATRAEWDEALAAQVAAHRPDLVVSAGFMKIVGPAFLAAFGGRTVNTHPALLPSFPGAHGVRDALAYGVKVTGCTVHFVDDGVDTGPIIAQGVVEVTEEDTPEGEAALHERIKEVERTLLVEAVGRIARDGHRIEGRKVHLGHVGE; this is encoded by the coding sequence GTGGCCTCCCCGCCCCCCTCCTCCGTTCCCGCCCGGCTGGTCGTGCTGGTCTCCGGATCCGGTACGAATCTCCAGGCCCTGCTCGACGCCATCGGCGACGACCCGGCGGCGTACGGAGCGCAGATCGTCGCCGTCGGCGCGGACCGTGACGGGACCGGGGGGCTTGAGCGTGCCGCGCGGGCCGGCATCCCCACGTTCGTGTGCAAGCTCAAGGACCACGCGACCCGTGCCGAGTGGGACGAGGCGCTCGCCGCGCAGGTCGCCGCTCACCGCCCGGACCTCGTGGTCTCCGCGGGTTTCATGAAGATCGTCGGCCCGGCGTTCCTCGCCGCCTTCGGCGGCCGGACCGTCAACACCCACCCCGCCCTGCTGCCCAGCTTTCCCGGCGCGCACGGAGTGCGTGACGCACTCGCGTACGGCGTGAAGGTCACCGGCTGCACCGTCCACTTCGTCGACGACGGTGTCGACACCGGCCCGATCATCGCCCAGGGCGTGGTCGAGGTGACCGAAGAGGACACCCCGGAGGGCGAAGCCGCCCTCCACGAACGCATCAAGGAAGTCGAGCGCACGCTGCTCGTCGAGGCCGTGGGGCGGATCGCCCGTGACGGTCATCGCATTGAGGGACGAAAGGTTCATCTCGGTCATGTCGGTGAATAA
- the purH gene encoding bifunctional phosphoribosylaminoimidazolecarboxamide formyltransferase/IMP cyclohydrolase, with protein MSVNKPIRRALVSVYDKTGLEDLARGLHEAGVELVSTGSTAGRIAAAGVPVTKVEELTGFPECLDGRVKTLHPRVHAGILADLRLDAHREQLAELGVEPFDLVVVNLYPFKATVASGASDDECVEQIDIGGPSMVRAAAKNHPSVAVVTSPERYADVLAAVKAGGFDLTARKRLAAEAFQHTASYDVAVASWFADDYAAVGDSGLPEFLGDTFARKNVLRYGENPHQPAALYTSGEGGLAEAEQLHGKEMSYNNYTDTDAARRAAYDHAEPCVAIIKHANPCGIAIADDIAEAHRKAHACDPLSAFGGVIAVNRPVTVELAEQVAEIFTEVIVAPAYEDGAVEVLARKKNIRVLRAPEAPAAAFEVKPIDGGALLQVTDRLQAEGDDPANWTLATGEALSEAELKELAFAWKACRAVKSNAILLARDGASVGVGMGQVNRVDSAKLAVERAGEERAAGAYAASDAFFPFPDGLEILTAAGIKAVVQPGGSVRDELVIEAAQKAGVTMYFTGTRHFFH; from the coding sequence ATGTCGGTGAATAAGCCCATCCGCCGCGCCCTGGTCAGTGTCTACGACAAGACGGGGCTCGAAGACCTCGCCCGCGGTCTGCACGAGGCGGGCGTCGAGCTCGTCTCCACCGGCTCCACCGCCGGGAGGATCGCCGCCGCCGGGGTTCCGGTCACCAAGGTCGAGGAGCTCACCGGCTTCCCGGAGTGCCTGGACGGCCGCGTCAAGACGCTCCACCCCCGCGTCCACGCGGGCATCCTCGCGGACCTCCGCCTGGACGCCCACCGCGAGCAGCTCGCCGAGCTGGGAGTCGAGCCCTTCGACCTGGTGGTCGTGAACCTCTACCCGTTCAAGGCGACCGTCGCCTCGGGCGCCTCCGACGACGAGTGCGTCGAGCAGATCGACATCGGCGGCCCCTCCATGGTCCGCGCCGCCGCCAAGAACCACCCCTCGGTGGCCGTCGTCACCAGCCCGGAGCGGTACGCGGACGTCCTCGCGGCCGTCAAGGCGGGCGGCTTCGACCTGACCGCCCGCAAGCGGCTGGCCGCCGAGGCGTTCCAGCACACCGCCTCCTACGACGTGGCCGTCGCCTCCTGGTTCGCGGACGACTACGCGGCCGTCGGCGACTCGGGCCTCCCCGAGTTCCTCGGCGACACCTTCGCCCGCAAGAACGTCCTGCGCTACGGCGAGAACCCGCACCAGCCCGCCGCGCTCTACACCTCCGGCGAGGGCGGTCTCGCCGAGGCCGAGCAGCTGCACGGCAAGGAGATGTCCTACAACAACTACACGGACACCGACGCCGCCCGCCGCGCCGCCTACGACCACGCCGAGCCGTGCGTCGCGATCATCAAGCACGCCAACCCGTGCGGCATCGCCATCGCCGACGACATCGCCGAGGCGCACCGCAAGGCCCACGCCTGCGACCCGCTCTCCGCGTTCGGTGGCGTCATCGCCGTCAACCGGCCGGTGACCGTCGAGCTGGCCGAGCAGGTCGCGGAGATCTTCACCGAGGTCATCGTCGCCCCGGCGTACGAGGACGGCGCCGTCGAGGTGCTGGCCCGCAAGAAGAACATCCGGGTGCTGCGCGCCCCCGAGGCCCCGGCCGCCGCGTTCGAGGTCAAGCCGATCGACGGCGGCGCGCTGCTCCAGGTGACCGACCGCCTCCAGGCCGAGGGCGACGACCCGGCCAACTGGACGCTGGCCACCGGCGAGGCGCTCTCCGAGGCGGAGCTGAAGGAGCTGGCCTTCGCCTGGAAGGCGTGCCGCGCGGTCAAGTCCAACGCCATCCTCCTCGCCAGGGACGGCGCCTCGGTCGGCGTCGGCATGGGCCAGGTCAACCGCGTCGACTCCGCGAAGCTCGCCGTCGAGCGGGCGGGCGAGGAGCGGGCGGCCGGTGCCTACGCCGCCTCCGACGCGTTCTTCCCGTTCCCCGACGGCCTGGAGATCCTCACCGCCGCCGGTATCAAGGCCGTCGTCCAGCCCGGCGGCTCCGTCCGCGACGAGCTGGTGATCGAGGCCGCGCAGAAGGCGGGCGTCACCATGTACTTCACCGGGACGCGCCACTTCTTCCACTGA